One Solibacillus sp. R5-41 DNA segment encodes these proteins:
- the purD gene encoding phosphoribosylamine--glycine ligase, with translation MNILVIGSGGREHAIAKQFNNAPSVQKVFVAPGNDGMKNDAEIIAIEASDFTKLAEFAKGNEVALTFVGPEQPLAEGIVDYFNEQGLVIFGPTKAAAQIEGSKSYAKDIMNKYNIPTAAHETFTEADKAVAYIKEQGAPIVIKADGLAAGKGVIVAITEAEAIEAVEDMIGNQRFGDSSSRVVVEEFLDGEEFSFMSFVHKGQIYPMVIAQDHKRAYDGDRGPNTGGMGAYSPVPQISAEIVKEAYDTIVEPTVKAMEAEGVSFTGILYAGLILTQKGPKVIEFNARFGDPETQVVLPRMASDFGEFMLALMNEKPFNLQWKEEAILGVVVAAEGYPGDVVKGNTLPNLNDSALPIYHAGTKLVDGQFVGNGGRVILVAAEAKDLKAAQEKVYAELAKKEWSNFFFRQDIGWRTFE, from the coding sequence ATGAATATACTTGTAATCGGTAGTGGTGGTCGTGAACATGCGATCGCTAAGCAATTTAATAATGCCCCTTCAGTACAGAAAGTATTTGTTGCCCCAGGCAATGATGGGATGAAGAATGATGCAGAAATCATTGCAATTGAAGCATCTGATTTCACGAAATTAGCGGAATTTGCAAAGGGAAATGAAGTAGCTTTAACATTCGTAGGTCCAGAGCAGCCATTAGCTGAAGGGATTGTAGATTACTTTAATGAGCAAGGCTTAGTAATCTTTGGACCAACAAAAGCAGCAGCACAAATTGAAGGCTCAAAATCGTATGCCAAAGATATTATGAATAAATATAATATTCCAACTGCAGCACATGAAACGTTTACTGAAGCCGATAAAGCTGTGGCGTACATTAAAGAACAAGGTGCACCAATCGTTATTAAAGCAGATGGACTTGCAGCAGGTAAAGGTGTAATTGTAGCAATAACCGAAGCAGAAGCAATTGAAGCGGTAGAGGATATGATTGGAAATCAACGCTTTGGTGACTCTTCTTCTCGCGTAGTAGTTGAAGAATTCCTTGATGGGGAAGAGTTTAGCTTTATGTCATTTGTTCACAAAGGACAAATTTATCCAATGGTTATTGCACAAGATCATAAACGTGCTTATGACGGCGATAGAGGACCGAACACAGGTGGTATGGGTGCCTATTCACCAGTGCCACAAATTTCAGCGGAAATTGTAAAAGAAGCTTATGACACAATTGTTGAACCAACAGTAAAGGCAATGGAAGCTGAAGGCGTATCGTTTACAGGTATTTTATATGCTGGATTAATTTTAACTCAAAAAGGTCCGAAAGTAATCGAGTTCAATGCGCGTTTCGGTGACCCAGAAACACAGGTCGTTTTACCACGCATGGCATCGGATTTTGGTGAATTTATGCTCGCATTAATGAACGAAAAGCCTTTCAATCTACAATGGAAAGAAGAAGCAATTTTAGGCGTTGTCGTAGCTGCTGAAGGTTATCCTGGAGATGTAGTAAAAGGGAATACGCTTCCTAATTTAAACGATTCAGCACTTCCGATTTATCACGCAGGTACAAAGCTTGTAGATGGCCAATTTGTCGGAAATGGCGGCCGTGTCATTTTAGTTGCTGCGGAAGCGAAAGATTTAAAAGCAGCGCAAGAAAAAGTATATGCTGAACTTGCCAAAAAGGAATGGTCGAACTTCTTCTTCCGTCAAGATATTGGCTGGAGAACATTTGAATAA
- the purH gene encoding bifunctional phosphoribosylaminoimidazolecarboxamide formyltransferase/IMP cyclohydrolase, with protein MTKRALISVSDKSGILEFAKELVALGYEVLSTGGTKQLLHDNNVPVTAVDEVTKFPEILDGRVKTLNPMIHGGLLGKFDEPSHVAQMQEHGIEPIEIVCVNLYPFVETISKPNVSWDDAIENIDIGGPTMLRSAAKNHDYVTVIVDANDYATVLEELKVDNKTTLETRRRLAAKVFRHTAAYDSYISNHLSSAIGEEFPENMTLTYELKQTLRYGENPHQKAAFYAKRLGSDFSIAYANQLHGKELSYNNIQDANAALQIVKEFKMPAAVAVKHMNPCGVGTGETIEEAFNKAYEADPTSIFGGIIALNKEVDAATAMKLSEIFLEIIIAPSFTEEALEILTKKKNIRLMTIDFAQAKQDQFNVVSVEGGLLVQEPDRYGFNEAEIKVVTDREPTEAEWNALKLGWAVVKHVKSNAIVVTDDQMTLGVGAGQMNRVGAAKIAFEQAGEKANGAALASDAFFPMGDTVEAAAKAGIKAIIQPGGSIKDQESIDAANKYGIAMVFTGVRHFKH; from the coding sequence GTGACTAAACGCGCACTTATTAGTGTTTCAGATAAAAGTGGTATTTTAGAATTTGCAAAAGAATTAGTAGCTCTAGGCTATGAAGTATTATCAACTGGTGGTACAAAACAATTACTTCACGATAACAATGTACCAGTAACAGCAGTGGATGAAGTAACAAAATTCCCAGAAATTTTAGATGGCCGTGTTAAAACATTAAACCCAATGATTCACGGTGGTCTTTTAGGGAAATTTGACGAACCAAGCCATGTAGCACAAATGCAAGAGCATGGTATCGAGCCAATCGAAATCGTATGTGTAAATCTTTACCCATTCGTTGAAACAATTTCTAAGCCAAATGTTTCTTGGGATGACGCGATTGAAAACATCGATATCGGTGGTCCAACAATGCTACGTTCTGCAGCAAAAAATCATGATTATGTAACTGTAATCGTGGATGCAAATGACTATGCCACTGTTTTAGAAGAGCTAAAAGTAGATAACAAAACTACATTAGAAACACGTCGTCGTTTAGCGGCTAAAGTATTCCGTCATACAGCTGCATATGATTCGTATATTTCAAATCATCTTTCAAGTGCAATTGGCGAAGAATTCCCGGAAAACATGACATTAACTTATGAGTTGAAACAAACGTTACGTTACGGTGAAAACCCACACCAAAAAGCAGCATTTTATGCAAAACGTCTAGGCTCTGACTTCTCAATCGCTTATGCCAATCAATTACATGGTAAAGAATTATCTTACAATAACATCCAAGATGCCAATGCTGCATTACAAATTGTAAAAGAATTCAAAATGCCAGCAGCAGTTGCTGTAAAGCATATGAATCCATGTGGTGTTGGTACAGGTGAAACAATTGAAGAAGCATTCAATAAAGCATATGAAGCAGATCCAACATCTATTTTCGGAGGCATTATCGCACTAAATAAGGAAGTAGATGCTGCGACAGCAATGAAATTAAGCGAAATTTTCTTAGAAATTATTATTGCACCTTCATTCACAGAGGAAGCACTTGAAATTTTAACGAAAAAGAAAAATATCCGCTTAATGACAATTGACTTTGCACAAGCGAAGCAAGATCAATTCAATGTGGTATCGGTAGAAGGTGGCTTACTTGTTCAAGAGCCAGACCGCTATGGTTTTAACGAAGCAGAAATTAAAGTCGTAACAGACCGCGAACCAACTGAAGCGGAGTGGAACGCATTAAAACTTGGCTGGGCAGTTGTGAAGCACGTAAAATCAAATGCAATCGTAGTAACAGACGATCAAATGACATTAGGCGTTGGTGCTGGTCAAATGAACCGTGTTGGTGCAGCGAAAATTGCCTTTGAGCAAGCGGGAGAAAAAGCAAACGGAGCAGCACTTGCATCGGACGCATTCTTCCCAATGGGTGACACAGTTGAAGCTGCTGCTAAAGCAGGAATTAAAGCAATTATCCAACCAGGTGGCTCTATTAAAGATCAAGAATCAATCGACGCAGCGAATAAATACGGTATTGCGATGGTATTTACTGGGGTTCGTCATTTCAAACATTAA
- the purN gene encoding phosphoribosylglycinamide formyltransferase, with translation MVAKIAVFASGSGSNFQAIAESIERGELTANIGLVITDKPGAFVVTRAEKMGIPVLELVPKTFESKAAYEEKIIEVLQEKNIEWVILAGYMRLVGETLLSAFENRIINIHPSLLPSFPGKDAIGQAMEHGVKITGVTVHYVDAGMDTGKIIAQGVVDVVEDDRVATESRIHQLEHELYTNTLQQLFNS, from the coding sequence ATGGTAGCCAAAATCGCAGTATTTGCTTCAGGCAGTGGCAGTAACTTTCAAGCAATTGCCGAAAGCATTGAGCGCGGCGAATTAACAGCAAACATCGGGCTTGTTATTACAGACAAGCCAGGTGCCTTCGTCGTAACGCGTGCCGAAAAAATGGGCATTCCAGTATTGGAATTAGTGCCAAAAACATTTGAATCAAAGGCCGCTTACGAAGAGAAGATTATTGAAGTGCTACAAGAAAAGAATATTGAATGGGTTATTTTGGCGGGGTACATGCGTCTTGTTGGTGAGACATTATTGTCCGCGTTTGAAAATCGTATCATAAATATTCACCCATCTTTACTACCATCATTTCCAGGCAAAGATGCAATTGGACAAGCAATGGAGCATGGTGTGAAAATTACGGGTGTAACAGTACATTATGTAGATGCTGGTATGGATACAGGGAAGATTATTGCACAAGGCGTTGTCGATGTTGTAGAAGACGACCGCGTTGCAACGGAATCTCGTATTCACCAACTAGAGCATGAACTGTACACAAATACATTACAGCAGTTATTCAACAGCTAA
- the purM gene encoding phosphoribosylformylglycinamidine cyclo-ligase, with product MSKAYEQAGVNIEAGYEAVKRMKSHVDRTNRLGVMGTFGGFGGMFDLSVLNLKEPVLISGTDGVGTKLKLAFMVDKHDTIGVDCVAMCVNDIVAQGAEPLYFLDYVAVGKAVPAKIEQIVKGVADGCVQSGAALIGGETAEMPGLYEEDEYDLAGFAVGACEKSDIVTGEKIVEGDVLIGLASSGVHSNGYSLVRKVVFADNEYAVDAVVEGYEDLGPIGEALLVPTKLYAKPVLAALKAADVHGCAHVTGGGFYENLPRMMPKGLATEIDLGSWPVLRIFDFLKEKGALADKDLYNVFNMGIGFVMAVPASEVDKVIAAAEANGEKAYTIGRVVKGEGVIFNGDHDGSLV from the coding sequence ATGTCAAAAGCATATGAACAAGCAGGCGTAAATATTGAAGCAGGTTATGAAGCAGTAAAGCGAATGAAATCACACGTTGATCGTACGAATCGATTAGGTGTGATGGGGACATTTGGTGGTTTTGGCGGCATGTTCGATTTGTCTGTACTGAACTTAAAAGAGCCGGTTCTTATTTCAGGTACTGATGGTGTTGGAACAAAGCTAAAGCTTGCTTTTATGGTGGATAAGCATGACACAATCGGTGTTGATTGTGTAGCTATGTGTGTAAACGATATTGTTGCACAAGGTGCAGAGCCACTATACTTCCTTGACTATGTTGCGGTAGGTAAAGCAGTGCCTGCAAAAATCGAGCAAATCGTAAAAGGTGTAGCAGATGGCTGTGTACAATCTGGTGCAGCACTAATCGGTGGCGAAACAGCAGAAATGCCAGGTCTTTATGAAGAAGATGAGTATGATTTAGCTGGCTTTGCAGTAGGTGCTTGTGAAAAGTCAGATATCGTTACAGGTGAAAAGATTGTAGAAGGAGACGTACTAATTGGTCTTGCTTCAAGTGGCGTTCACTCAAACGGTTACTCATTAGTGCGTAAAGTTGTATTTGCAGATAATGAGTATGCAGTAGATGCAGTTGTAGAAGGTTATGAAGATCTTGGTCCAATCGGCGAAGCGCTTTTAGTACCTACTAAGCTTTACGCAAAACCTGTATTAGCAGCTTTAAAAGCAGCAGACGTTCATGGTTGTGCACACGTAACAGGTGGTGGTTTCTATGAAAACTTACCACGCATGATGCCAAAAGGTTTAGCAACAGAAATTGACTTAGGTTCTTGGCCAGTATTACGTATCTTTGACTTTTTAAAGGAAAAAGGTGCTTTAGCAGACAAGGATTTATATAACGTTTTTAATATGGGAATTGGATTTGTAATGGCTGTTCCTGCAAGTGAAGTGGATAAGGTGATCGCAGCAGCTGAAGCAAATGGCGAAAAAGCTTATACAATTGGTCGCGTAGTAAAAGGTGAAGGCGTTATTTTCAACGGTGACCACGACGGGAGTTTAGTATAA
- the purF gene encoding amidophosphoribosyltransferase — MLAEIRGLNEECGVFGIWGNQSAAHLSYYGLHALQHRGQEGAGIVTTDGKQLQAVRGEGLVNDVFNEDKLSKVTGHAAIAHVRYATAGGKGIENVQPLLFRSSTGSLAIAHNGNLVNATHLKQYLERSGSIFNSTSDTEVVVHLIKKSSHSPFRSKVKNALSLLKGAFAIILLTNDSMIVARDRNGLRPLSLGKLGDAYVVASETCAFDLIGAEYVREVEPGELLIISNNGLEVDSFVEKDKRTMCAMEYVYFARPDSNIDGINIHMARKRMGKELAKECAHIEADVITGVPDSSISAAIGFSEESGIPYELGLIKNRYVGRTFIQPTQELRERGVKMKLSPVVQVVKGKRVIMVDDSIVRGTTSKRIVRMLKEAGATEVHVVISSPPMTDPCFYGIDTSTHEELIASSHSVEDIRVAIEADSLTFLSADGLVRATERPFEDENAGLCMACFTGKYPTEIFPDTVLPHEKEF; from the coding sequence ATGCTTGCTGAAATCAGAGGCTTAAATGAAGAATGTGGTGTATTTGGTATTTGGGGTAATCAAAGTGCAGCTCACTTAAGCTACTATGGCTTACATGCGTTGCAACATCGTGGACAAGAAGGAGCTGGTATCGTCACAACTGACGGTAAACAGCTTCAGGCTGTACGCGGAGAAGGACTTGTTAATGATGTATTTAATGAAGATAAATTATCTAAAGTTACGGGTCATGCAGCAATTGCCCATGTACGTTATGCAACAGCAGGTGGTAAAGGAATAGAAAACGTTCAACCGTTGTTATTTCGTTCATCAACAGGTTCATTAGCGATTGCACATAACGGTAATCTGGTAAACGCAACGCACTTAAAGCAATATCTGGAGCGCTCTGGTAGTATTTTCAACTCGACTTCAGATACGGAAGTAGTCGTGCATTTGATTAAAAAATCATCGCATTCACCGTTCCGTTCAAAAGTGAAAAATGCTCTATCTTTATTAAAAGGTGCCTTTGCAATTATTTTATTAACAAATGATAGCATGATTGTGGCGCGTGACCGTAACGGATTACGACCGTTATCATTAGGTAAATTAGGCGATGCATACGTGGTAGCTTCTGAAACATGTGCATTTGACTTAATCGGAGCTGAATATGTTCGTGAAGTAGAGCCTGGTGAATTATTAATCATTTCAAACAATGGCTTAGAAGTAGATAGCTTTGTTGAAAAAGATAAACGTACTATGTGTGCAATGGAGTATGTCTACTTTGCACGTCCTGATTCAAATATTGACGGCATTAATATTCATATGGCACGTAAACGTATGGGCAAAGAGCTTGCAAAAGAATGCGCACATATTGAAGCAGATGTTATAACGGGTGTTCCGGATTCATCGATTTCAGCAGCAATTGGTTTTTCTGAAGAGAGCGGAATTCCATATGAGCTTGGACTTATTAAAAACCGTTATGTTGGCCGTACATTTATTCAGCCAACGCAAGAGCTGCGCGAGCGTGGAGTGAAAATGAAGCTTTCACCAGTTGTTCAAGTTGTAAAAGGCAAGCGCGTAATCATGGTAGATGATTCAATCGTACGTGGGACAACTTCTAAGCGTATTGTCCGTATGTTAAAAGAAGCGGGTGCAACAGAAGTACATGTTGTCATTTCATCTCCACCAATGACAGATCCTTGTTTTTACGGAATCGATACGTCAACACATGAGGAGCTAATCGCTTCAAGTCATTCGGTTGAAGACATAAGAGTAGCAATTGAAGCGGATTCATTAACATTTTTATCAGCTGATGGCTTAGTTCGTGCAACAGAACGACCATTTGAAGACGAGAATGCTGGTCTATGTATGGCATGCTTCACAGGAAAATATCCAACAGAAATTTTTCCAGATACAGTTTTACCACACGAAAAAGAATTTTAA
- the purL gene encoding phosphoribosylformylglycinamidine synthase subunit PurL, with protein MSTTNFEPSPEQIKEQRLYADMGMSDAEFDLAIEKLGGRLPNWTETGLFSVMWSEHCSYKKSKPVLRKFPTKGPQVLQGPGEGAGIVDIGDEQAVVFKMESHNHPSAIEPYQGAATGVGGIIRDVFSMGARPIAMLNSLRFGELKTARGKYLFEEVVAGIAGYGNCIGIPTVGGEIQFDPCYEGNPLVNAMCVGLIDHKDIQKGIAAGVGNTVMYVGAKTGRDGIHGATFSSEELSEDTEESRSAVQVGDPFMEKLLLEACLEVVKSDALVGIQDMGAAGLTSSSAEMASKAGTGVEMNLNLIPQRETNMTAYEMMLSESQERMLIVVKAGREEEIKEIFEKYDLDAVAVGHVTDDKMLRLIHNGEVVAEILADALAEDAPVYNMPDAEPAYFAEFQAMENVEPTVADYKETLTALLKAPTVASKEWVYDQYDYQVRTSTVVAPGSDAAVVRVRGTNKGLAMTTDCNSRYIYLDPTTGGKIAVAEAARNIVCSGGQPLAITDCLNFGNPEKPEIFWQIQKSADGISEACLALDAPVIGGNVSMYNERSGEAVYPTPTIGMVGLIKDLAHVTTQEVKAAGDVVYVIGETTTEFGGSELQKLINNGKISGKAPAIDLTVEAARQKAILEAIQAGLVQSAHDVSEGGVAVALAEKTFSAKGLGIQATIEGSAVTALFAESQSRFILTVKEENAEAFEKIITDAKKVGVVTEDASIKINGNQGVLVEGTVDEFRSAWKGAIPCLLKSEA; from the coding sequence ATGTCAACAACTAATTTTGAGCCATCACCAGAGCAAATTAAAGAGCAACGTCTTTATGCGGACATGGGGATGTCAGATGCAGAGTTTGATTTAGCAATAGAAAAATTAGGTGGACGCCTACCGAACTGGACTGAAACTGGTCTTTTCTCAGTAATGTGGTCAGAACACTGCTCTTACAAAAAATCAAAGCCAGTATTGCGTAAATTCCCAACAAAAGGTCCTCAAGTTCTACAAGGACCTGGTGAAGGTGCTGGTATTGTTGACATCGGTGACGAGCAAGCTGTTGTATTCAAAATGGAATCACATAACCATCCATCTGCAATCGAGCCATACCAAGGTGCAGCAACAGGTGTTGGTGGTATTATCCGTGACGTATTCTCAATGGGTGCACGTCCAATCGCAATGCTTAACTCACTACGTTTTGGAGAACTAAAAACAGCGCGTGGTAAGTATTTATTTGAAGAAGTTGTTGCAGGTATCGCAGGCTATGGTAACTGTATCGGTATTCCAACAGTAGGCGGCGAAATTCAGTTCGACCCTTGCTATGAAGGAAATCCACTTGTTAACGCTATGTGCGTGGGCTTAATCGACCATAAGGATATTCAAAAAGGGATTGCCGCTGGTGTAGGTAACACAGTAATGTATGTTGGTGCAAAAACTGGTCGTGACGGGATCCACGGCGCGACATTCTCTTCTGAAGAATTATCTGAAGATACAGAAGAAAGCCGCTCAGCAGTACAAGTTGGTGACCCATTCATGGAAAAACTTCTTCTTGAAGCGTGCCTAGAAGTGGTTAAATCTGACGCATTAGTTGGGATTCAAGATATGGGTGCTGCGGGTCTTACATCATCTTCAGCAGAGATGGCTTCTAAAGCTGGTACTGGTGTAGAGATGAACTTAAACTTAATCCCGCAACGTGAAACGAACATGACAGCATACGAGATGATGTTATCTGAATCTCAAGAGCGTATGTTAATCGTTGTAAAAGCAGGTCGCGAGGAAGAGATTAAAGAGATTTTTGAGAAATATGATTTAGATGCTGTAGCAGTTGGTCATGTGACGGATGATAAAATGTTACGCTTAATCCACAACGGTGAGGTAGTAGCGGAAATTCTTGCTGATGCACTTGCTGAAGATGCACCGGTGTACAATATGCCAGATGCAGAACCAGCTTACTTTGCTGAGTTCCAAGCAATGGAAAATGTTGAACCAACTGTAGCAGATTACAAAGAAACATTAACGGCACTACTTAAAGCACCAACTGTTGCTTCTAAAGAGTGGGTTTATGACCAATATGATTACCAAGTACGTACAAGTACGGTGGTAGCACCAGGTTCTGATGCAGCAGTGGTTCGTGTACGTGGCACAAATAAAGGTCTAGCGATGACAACAGATTGTAACTCTCGCTACATCTATTTAGATCCAACTACAGGCGGGAAAATCGCGGTTGCTGAAGCAGCACGTAATATCGTATGTTCTGGTGGACAACCACTTGCAATTACAGACTGTTTAAACTTCGGTAACCCAGAGAAACCAGAAATTTTCTGGCAAATTCAAAAGTCAGCTGATGGTATTTCAGAAGCATGTTTAGCATTAGATGCACCAGTAATAGGTGGTAACGTATCAATGTATAACGAGCGTTCTGGTGAAGCAGTTTACCCAACACCAACAATTGGTATGGTTGGTTTAATAAAAGATTTAGCACACGTAACAACACAAGAAGTGAAAGCTGCTGGTGACGTTGTGTATGTAATTGGTGAAACAACAACAGAGTTTGGTGGTTCTGAATTACAAAAATTAATTAACAACGGTAAAATTTCTGGGAAAGCACCTGCAATTGATTTAACAGTAGAAGCAGCTCGCCAAAAAGCAATCTTAGAAGCAATTCAAGCTGGTTTAGTTCAATCTGCACATGATGTTTCTGAAGGTGGCGTAGCCGTGGCTTTAGCTGAAAAAACATTTAGCGCAAAAGGCTTAGGTATTCAAGCAACAATTGAAGGTTCAGCAGTTACCGCTTTATTCGCTGAGTCACAATCTCGTTTCATCTTAACGGTTAAAGAAGAAAATGCAGAAGCATTTGAAAAAATCATTACAGATGCGAAAAAGGTTGGCGTTGTAACAGAAGACGCAAGCATTAAAATCAATGGTAACCAAGGAGTATTAGTTGAAGGTACTGTGGATGAATTCCGTTCGGCTTGGAAAGGAGCAATTCCATGCTTGCTGAAATCAGAGGCTTAA
- the purQ gene encoding phosphoribosylformylglycinamidine synthase subunit PurQ produces MKFAVLVFPGSNCDIDMYHAIKDELGEEVEYVWHTETDLSGFDGILVPGGFSYGDYLRCGAMANQSNIMVEVKKAAEAGKPVLGVCNGFQILTEAGLLPGALLRNKNLKFMCRTVTLKVENNNTLFTNQYEAGEEIQVPIAHGEGNYYCDEETLAKLKANNQIVFTYAGDNPNGSLEDIAGITNERGNVLGMMPHPERAVDALVGGADGLKVFKSIVKQWREQHVNN; encoded by the coding sequence ATGAAATTTGCAGTACTCGTTTTCCCAGGGTCTAACTGTGATATCGATATGTATCATGCAATTAAAGATGAACTGGGCGAAGAAGTAGAATATGTTTGGCATACTGAAACAGACTTAAGTGGTTTTGACGGAATTTTAGTTCCAGGTGGCTTCTCTTATGGAGATTACTTACGCTGTGGTGCTATGGCCAATCAATCTAATATCATGGTAGAAGTGAAGAAAGCAGCTGAAGCGGGCAAACCAGTGCTTGGTGTATGTAATGGATTCCAGATTTTAACGGAAGCGGGATTACTTCCAGGTGCCCTTTTACGTAACAAAAACTTAAAATTCATGTGCCGTACTGTTACTTTAAAAGTTGAAAATAACAACACGTTATTTACAAATCAATATGAAGCAGGCGAAGAAATTCAAGTGCCAATCGCTCACGGTGAAGGGAACTACTACTGTGACGAAGAGACATTAGCAAAATTAAAAGCGAATAACCAAATCGTATTCACATATGCAGGTGACAATCCTAATGGTTCTTTAGAAGATATCGCAGGAATTACAAACGAGCGCGGTAATGTACTTGGAATGATGCCTCACCCAGAGCGTGCAGTTGATGCACTTGTAGGTGGCGCGGACGGATTAAAGGTATTTAAATCAATTGTTAAGCAGTGGAGGGAACAACATGTCAACAACTAA
- the purS gene encoding phosphoribosylformylglycinamidine synthase subunit PurS, whose amino-acid sequence MKKVKIYVTLKESILDPQGSAVQGSLTKIGFGEVTDLRIGKYLEVTIADTDRDIDTIVKEMCEKVLTNTVIENYRYEIEEA is encoded by the coding sequence ATGAAGAAAGTTAAAATTTACGTAACATTAAAAGAAAGTATTTTAGATCCACAAGGTTCAGCAGTACAAGGTTCATTAACGAAAATTGGTTTCGGTGAAGTAACGGATTTACGTATTGGTAAATATTTAGAAGTAACAATCGCAGATACAGACCGTGATATCGATACAATTGTAAAAGAAATGTGTGAAAAAGTGTTAACAAACACTGTAATCGAAAACTACCGTTACGAAATCGAGGAGGCATAA
- the purC gene encoding phosphoribosylaminoimidazolesuccinocarboxamide synthase, translating to MNKGQLLYEGKAKRLYQTEDPEILFVEYKDSATAFNGEKKAEISGKGNLNNQITTLIFEKLQANGIASHFVKRISSNEQLVRKVDIIPIEVVTRNVAAGSLAKRLGSEEGTPLKRPIIEFYFKDDALGDPLITTEHIEILEIATPEEVQDLYDKALHVNEVLRPIFTEVGVTLVDFKLEFGRDAEGNILLADEISPDTCRLWDAESNQKLDKDVFRRDLGSITEVYEIILNKLGGK from the coding sequence ATGAATAAAGGTCAACTTTTGTACGAGGGTAAAGCGAAACGATTATATCAAACGGAGGATCCAGAAATCCTTTTCGTTGAATATAAAGACAGTGCGACTGCGTTTAATGGTGAGAAAAAAGCCGAAATCTCTGGAAAAGGGAATTTAAATAATCAAATTACGACATTAATTTTCGAAAAATTACAAGCAAACGGAATTGCGTCACATTTCGTGAAACGTATTTCAAGTAACGAGCAGCTTGTACGAAAAGTCGATATTATTCCAATTGAAGTTGTTACGCGCAATGTTGCTGCAGGTAGTTTAGCGAAACGTCTTGGCAGTGAAGAAGGTACACCATTAAAACGTCCAATCATTGAATTTTATTTTAAAGATGATGCGTTAGGTGATCCGCTGATTACAACAGAACATATTGAAATTTTAGAAATCGCTACACCAGAAGAAGTACAAGATTTATATGACAAAGCCTTACATGTGAATGAAGTGCTACGTCCAATCTTTACAGAAGTTGGTGTAACATTAGTCGATTTTAAATTGGAATTCGGTCGTGATGCAGAGGGCAATATCCTACTAGCAGATGAAATTTCACCGGACACTTGTCGTTTATGGGACGCAGAATCAAATCAAAAGCTGGATAAAGATGTATTCCGCCGTGATCTAGGCAGTATTACTGAAGTATACGAAATTATTTTAAACAAACTTGGAGGCAAATAA